In a single window of the Bacillus mycoides genome:
- a CDS encoding tRNA threonylcarbamoyladenosine dehydratase: MLHQFSRNELAFGKEGLEILKNSTVGILGIGGVGSFSAEALARSGVGRLVLVDKDVVDITNVNRQIHALVSTVGRSKVELMKERIADINPECEVIGLEMFYTDETYEEFFKHGLDFVVDASDTITFKIHLIKQCLRRKIKIISCMGAANKMDPTRFRIADISKTHTDPIAKVIRTKLRKDGIKKGVKVVFSDENPIVIREEVRKEIVPDENAKIRKAKLPPSSNAFVPSVAGLIMASHVVRERIKNVEVKRVGQE; encoded by the coding sequence ATGTTACATCAATTTTCACGTAATGAATTAGCCTTTGGAAAAGAAGGCCTTGAAATATTAAAAAATAGTACAGTCGGTATTTTAGGTATTGGCGGCGTAGGATCATTTTCGGCAGAAGCGTTAGCACGTTCTGGCGTAGGACGTCTTGTATTAGTTGACAAAGATGTTGTAGATATTACAAACGTAAACCGTCAAATTCACGCGTTAGTATCTACTGTAGGACGTTCAAAAGTAGAATTAATGAAAGAGCGTATTGCAGATATTAATCCAGAGTGTGAAGTAATTGGACTAGAGATGTTTTATACAGATGAAACATATGAAGAGTTCTTTAAACACGGTTTAGATTTCGTAGTAGATGCATCTGATACGATTACGTTCAAAATTCATTTAATTAAACAATGTTTACGTCGTAAAATCAAAATTATCTCATGTATGGGTGCGGCAAATAAAATGGACCCAACTCGTTTCCGTATTGCGGACATTTCTAAAACACATACAGATCCAATTGCGAAAGTAATTCGTACGAAGCTTCGTAAAGATGGTATTAAAAAAGGTGTAAAAGTTGTCTTCTCTGACGAAAACCCAATCGTAATTCGTGAAGAAGTACGTAAAGAAATCGTACCAGACGAAAATGCAAAAATTCGTAAAGCGAAATTACCACCTTCTTCAAATGCGTTCGTACCATCTGTGGCTGGTTTAATTATGGCAAGTCACGTTGTACGTGAGCGTATTAAAAACGTAGAAGTGAAGCGTGTAGGGCAAGAATAA
- a CDS encoding RsfA family transcriptional regulator, which produces MKTRQDAWTKEDDLLLAETVLRHIRSGSTQIKAFDEVGDTLNRTSAACGFRWNAEVRPYYEDAVQIAKKQRKELKRSEAKIEKEQFTQTRQLVIDAEFSEDIVPNKQDLTMQNVISFLQNLEHNNPSLAKLQTENDVLQDQLTSLQKMNNELEAKLAVLTKKQQAIEEDYAMLVRIMDRARKLVSVEEQEEQIAPIFKTDQNGNLDIIYSAEN; this is translated from the coding sequence ATGAAAACACGTCAAGATGCATGGACAAAAGAAGACGATCTCCTTTTAGCAGAAACTGTTTTACGACATATTCGCAGCGGAAGTACACAAATAAAAGCATTCGATGAAGTTGGTGATACATTAAACCGAACTTCAGCAGCTTGTGGCTTTAGATGGAATGCTGAAGTAAGACCATATTATGAAGATGCGGTGCAAATCGCAAAAAAACAACGTAAAGAATTAAAGCGTTCGGAAGCTAAAATAGAAAAAGAGCAGTTCACACAAACTCGGCAGCTCGTAATCGATGCCGAGTTTTCAGAAGATATTGTCCCAAATAAACAAGATCTTACAATGCAAAATGTCATCTCATTTTTGCAAAACTTGGAGCACAATAACCCTTCACTCGCAAAGTTACAAACTGAAAATGACGTATTACAAGATCAGCTCACTTCCCTGCAAAAAATGAATAATGAACTTGAAGCAAAATTAGCTGTTCTCACAAAAAAACAACAAGCAATCGAAGAAGATTATGCAATGCTTGTTAGAATTATGGATCGTGCTCGAAAACTTGTTTCGGTCGAAGAACAAGAAGAGCAAATTGCTCCGATTTTCAAAACCGATCAAAATGGAAATTTAGATATTATATATTCTGCAGAAAACTAA
- a CDS encoding replication-associated recombination protein A, whose amino-acid sequence MKQPLAHRMRPTNIQEIIGQQHLVGEGKILWRMVQANHFQSMILYGPPGTGKTSIASAIAGSTGTLFRLLNAVTHNKKDMEVVVQEAKMHRHLVLILDEVHRLDKAKQDFLLPHLESGLLTLIGATTSNPFHAINSAIRSRCQIFELHALTEDDILIGLKRALEDKEKGLGEYDVTVTDEALHHFANASGGDMRSAYNALELAVLSSFTTDDKAAEITLEIAEECLQKKSFVHDKGGDAHYDVLSAFQKSVRGSDVNAALHYLARLIEAGDLQSIGRRLLIMAYEDIGLASPQAGQRTLAAIESAERVGFPEARIPLANAVIELCLSPKSNSAYKALDAALHDLRNGQTGDIPSHLKDSHYKGAESLGRGIGYLYPHDHPNGWVQQQYLPDKIKNKQYYKPKTTGKFEQVLSTVYERLQSSHKTKNKG is encoded by the coding sequence ATGAAACAACCACTCGCACATCGAATGCGCCCTACAAATATTCAAGAAATTATCGGACAACAGCATTTAGTTGGTGAAGGCAAGATTTTATGGCGTATGGTCCAAGCAAATCATTTTCAATCAATGATTTTATACGGTCCTCCAGGCACAGGAAAAACATCAATCGCTAGCGCAATTGCAGGAAGTACTGGAACCCTGTTTCGCCTCTTAAACGCTGTTACTCATAATAAAAAAGATATGGAAGTTGTCGTACAGGAAGCGAAGATGCATCGGCACCTCGTTTTAATTTTGGATGAAGTTCATAGGCTAGATAAAGCGAAGCAAGACTTTCTATTACCCCATTTAGAAAGCGGACTTCTTACTTTAATTGGTGCAACGACAAGCAATCCGTTCCATGCTATTAATTCTGCTATTCGAAGTCGTTGTCAAATCTTCGAATTACACGCATTAACAGAAGATGATATTTTAATTGGCTTAAAACGAGCGCTTGAAGATAAAGAAAAAGGGCTTGGGGAATATGATGTAACTGTTACGGATGAAGCATTACATCACTTTGCAAATGCGTCAGGCGGAGATATGCGCTCAGCTTATAATGCACTTGAACTAGCTGTTTTATCTAGCTTTACAACTGACGACAAAGCCGCGGAAATTACACTTGAAATCGCAGAAGAATGCTTACAGAAAAAGAGTTTCGTTCACGACAAAGGTGGCGATGCTCACTATGACGTTTTATCTGCTTTTCAAAAATCAGTACGCGGAAGTGATGTGAACGCCGCACTTCATTATTTAGCACGTCTTATTGAAGCTGGTGACTTACAAAGCATCGGTAGACGTCTGCTTATTATGGCATATGAAGATATCGGACTTGCTAGCCCACAAGCTGGACAACGTACACTTGCAGCGATTGAATCAGCTGAACGGGTCGGCTTCCCAGAGGCACGCATACCACTTGCAAATGCTGTTATTGAACTTTGTCTATCACCGAAATCAAACTCGGCCTATAAAGCACTCGATGCCGCACTACACGATTTACGTAATGGCCAAACAGGCGATATTCCAAGTCATTTAAAAGATAGTCATTATAAAGGAGCCGAATCGTTAGGAAGAGGCATCGGATACTTATATCCACACGATCACCCAAACGGTTGGGTACAACAACAATACTTACCTGATAAAATTAAAAACAAGCAATATTATAAACCGAAAACGACAGGAAAATTTGAACAAGTACTTTCTACTGTTTATGAAAGATTACAAAGTTCGCATAAAACGAAGAATAAAGGGTAA
- the cymR gene encoding cysteine metabolism transcriptional regulator CymR, giving the protein MKISTKGRYGLTIMIDLAKKFGEGPISLKSIAQAHDLSEHYLEQLISPLRNARLVKSTRGAYGGYVLSDQPVNITAGDVIRVLEGPISVVEMIEEEEPAQRQLWMRVRDAVQEVLDSTTLEDLVRYEEENHGGYMFYI; this is encoded by the coding sequence ATGAAGATTTCAACGAAAGGCCGCTACGGCTTAACAATTATGATCGACCTTGCAAAAAAGTTTGGTGAAGGCCCAATTTCATTAAAATCAATTGCACAGGCACATGACCTATCTGAGCATTACTTAGAGCAATTAATTTCACCACTTCGTAACGCTCGTCTTGTAAAGAGTACGCGTGGTGCATATGGCGGATATGTATTATCTGATCAGCCAGTCAACATTACAGCTGGAGATGTAATCCGTGTACTAGAGGGTCCAATTAGTGTTGTAGAAATGATAGAAGAAGAAGAACCAGCACAACGCCAATTATGGATGCGTGTTCGTGATGCAGTGCAAGAAGTATTAGATAGTACAACTTTAGAAGATTTAGTACGTTATGAGGAAGAAAATCACGGGGGCTATATGTTTTACATTTAA
- a CDS encoding cysteine desulfurase family protein — protein MERIYLDHAATSPTHPEVVEKMIPYMTETFGNPSSIHFYGRQTRHAVDEARRVCARSIHASPNEIIFTSGGTEADNLALIGVARANRHKGNHVITTQIEHHAILHTCELLEREGFEVTYLPVDETGRVQVSDIQKALTEETILVSIMFGNNEVGTIQPIVEIGKLLKEHQAYFHTDAVQAYGLIEIDVKEFGIDLLSISAHKINGPKGVGFLYAGANVKFEPLLIGGEQERKRRAGTENVPSIVGLQHAVSLAEKTREQKNAQYEEFKDIMVSVFKNEDIHFEVNGDLEYRLPHVFNISFTGMNIEPFLVNLDLAGIAVSSGSACTAGSIDPSHVLVAMFGKDSDQIRSSVRFSFGLGNTKEQIEKAAYETVKIVKRLTQN, from the coding sequence ATGGAACGCATTTACTTAGATCATGCTGCGACATCTCCGACTCACCCAGAAGTGGTCGAAAAGATGATTCCATATATGACAGAAACATTTGGAAACCCGTCTAGTATTCACTTTTATGGGCGTCAAACGCGCCATGCGGTAGATGAGGCGAGACGTGTGTGTGCACGTAGCATTCACGCGAGTCCAAATGAAATTATATTCACGAGCGGTGGTACAGAAGCTGATAATTTAGCACTTATAGGTGTAGCGCGTGCGAATCGTCATAAAGGTAACCACGTTATTACAACGCAAATTGAACATCATGCGATTTTGCATACGTGTGAATTGTTAGAGCGTGAAGGATTTGAAGTGACGTATTTACCTGTTGATGAAACAGGGCGTGTTCAAGTTTCTGACATACAAAAGGCACTAACGGAAGAGACGATTCTTGTATCTATTATGTTCGGGAATAATGAAGTAGGGACAATACAACCAATTGTGGAAATAGGTAAGCTGTTAAAAGAGCATCAAGCTTATTTCCACACAGATGCTGTACAAGCTTACGGTTTAATAGAAATAGATGTGAAAGAGTTTGGTATTGATTTATTATCGATTTCCGCTCACAAAATTAACGGCCCAAAAGGTGTAGGGTTCCTATATGCTGGTGCAAATGTGAAATTTGAACCGTTATTAATAGGCGGAGAGCAAGAAAGAAAACGTCGTGCTGGTACTGAAAATGTACCTAGTATTGTTGGACTTCAACATGCAGTTTCGCTAGCTGAAAAAACTCGTGAGCAAAAAAATGCCCAATATGAAGAGTTTAAAGATATAATGGTATCTGTCTTCAAAAATGAGGACATTCATTTCGAGGTAAACGGAGACTTGGAATATCGCTTACCACATGTGTTTAATATAAGTTTTACAGGAATGAATATTGAACCGTTTCTTGTAAACCTAGACTTAGCTGGTATTGCAGTATCAAGTGGTTCTGCTTGTACAGCTGGTTCGATTGATCCATCACATGTATTAGTGGCGATGTTCGGAAAAGACTCCGATCAAATACGTTCATCCGTACGCTTTAGTTTCGGACTTGGAAATACGAAAGAGCAAATTGAAAAAGCGGCGTACGAAACAGTGAAAATCGTGAAGCGATTAACACAAAATTAG
- the mnmA gene encoding tRNA 2-thiouridine(34) synthase MnmA, translating into MNKLPQETRVVIGMSGGVDSSVAALLLKEQGYDVIGIFMKNWDDTDANGVCTATEDYNDVIEVCNQIGIPYYAVNFEKQYWDKVFTYFLDEYRAGRTPNPDVMCNKEIKFKAFLEHAIALGADYVATGHYARVAYMDGEYKMLRGVDDNKDQTYFLNQLSQEQLSKTMFPLGELKKPQIREMATEAGLATAAKKDSTGICFIGERNFKDFLSNYLPAQPGVMQTLSGEVKGKHDGLMYYTIGQRHGLGIGGNGDPWFAVGKNLKENILYVDQGFHNELLYGDEVIATNVGWVSNKAKEKEFTCTAKFRYRQADNKVTVQIVDENTVRILCDEPIRAITPGQAVVFYDGDECLGGATIDEVYHSGKKLDYLG; encoded by the coding sequence ATGAACAAACTACCTCAAGAAACACGCGTTGTCATCGGGATGTCCGGTGGCGTCGATTCATCTGTAGCAGCTCTTTTATTAAAAGAGCAGGGTTATGATGTAATCGGAATTTTTATGAAAAACTGGGATGATACAGATGCAAATGGTGTCTGCACAGCAACAGAAGATTACAATGATGTAATTGAAGTGTGTAACCAAATCGGCATTCCGTATTATGCAGTAAACTTTGAAAAACAATACTGGGATAAAGTATTCACGTACTTTTTAGATGAGTACCGAGCTGGTCGTACACCAAACCCAGATGTAATGTGTAACAAAGAAATTAAATTTAAAGCATTTTTAGAGCATGCAATTGCACTTGGTGCTGATTATGTAGCAACAGGTCATTATGCACGCGTTGCTTATATGGACGGCGAATATAAAATGCTTCGCGGCGTTGATGACAATAAAGATCAAACATATTTCTTAAATCAATTAAGCCAAGAGCAACTATCAAAAACAATGTTCCCATTAGGTGAATTAAAGAAACCACAAATTCGCGAAATGGCGACAGAAGCTGGTTTAGCGACAGCGGCGAAGAAAGATAGTACTGGTATTTGCTTCATCGGTGAGCGTAACTTTAAAGATTTCTTAAGTAACTATTTACCGGCGCAACCAGGTGTGATGCAAACATTATCTGGTGAAGTGAAAGGGAAACATGATGGTTTAATGTATTATACAATTGGACAACGTCATGGCCTTGGTATTGGTGGTAATGGTGATCCGTGGTTTGCTGTGGGGAAAAACTTGAAAGAAAACATTTTATATGTTGATCAAGGATTCCATAACGAACTTCTATATGGTGATGAAGTTATTGCTACGAATGTAGGCTGGGTAAGTAATAAAGCGAAGGAAAAAGAATTTACGTGTACAGCGAAATTCCGTTATCGTCAAGCAGACAATAAAGTAACGGTTCAAATCGTTGATGAAAATACAGTTCGTATTCTTTGTGATGAGCCAATTCGTGCGATTACGCCAGGCCAAGCAGTTGTTTTCTATGATGGAGATGAGTGCTTAGGCGGCGCTACAATTGATGAAGTATATCATAGTGGTAAGAAATTAGATTATTTAGGATAA
- a CDS encoding tetratricopeptide repeat protein — translation MSNKLETGIKYMQEGNWEEAAENFTEAIEENPKDALGYINFANLLDVLGDSERAILFYKRALELDGKSAAAYYGLGNVYYGQEQFAEAKAVFEQAMQVGLQSADVTFMLGITHVQLGNDRLALPFLQRATELDEGDVEAVFQCGLCFARLEHIQEAKPYFEKVLEMDEEHADAYYNLGVAYVFEENNEKALTLFKKATEIQADHFLAGNGIRLLEQEAE, via the coding sequence ATGTCAAACAAACTTGAAACAGGTATTAAATATATGCAAGAAGGAAACTGGGAAGAAGCAGCTGAAAATTTCACAGAAGCAATCGAAGAAAATCCGAAAGATGCGCTTGGATACATTAACTTTGCGAATTTATTAGATGTATTAGGTGATAGTGAGCGAGCAATTTTATTTTATAAACGTGCATTAGAATTAGATGGTAAATCTGCGGCTGCTTATTATGGCTTAGGAAACGTATATTACGGTCAAGAGCAATTTGCAGAGGCGAAGGCTGTATTTGAACAAGCGATGCAAGTGGGATTACAATCAGCTGACGTAACATTTATGTTAGGTATCACACATGTGCAACTTGGAAATGATCGTCTTGCACTTCCATTTTTACAAAGAGCGACGGAATTAGATGAAGGCGATGTAGAAGCTGTTTTCCAATGCGGACTTTGCTTCGCACGACTAGAACATATTCAAGAGGCAAAACCTTATTTTGAAAAGGTGTTAGAAATGGATGAAGAGCATGCAGATGCGTATTATAATTTAGGTGTTGCGTACGTATTCGAGGAGAATAACGAGAAAGCTCTTACTTTATTTAAGAAAGCGACTGAAATTCAAGCAGACCACTTTTTAGCTGGTAATGGTATTCGTTTATTAGAGCAAGAAGCTGAATAA